One window of Candidatus Nitrospira kreftii genomic DNA carries:
- a CDS encoding hypothetical protein (conserved protein of unknown function) has product MKKGKRFPTPIPTQIVSNEEFQPIGQTARQRAVEQLAITMVEDAAGRRGISRREFLETTGTMAAGFLAMNALFGRFFNIDGVELFESAAFAEQQGAPYFIFDVQTHYVSSGYDPSNAEASRKGAVSKQALLSLRRHIRETGLNPKLAGDQGSIDDLSWKNFVKEVFFDSETSIGLISTPPGPYPQEAVVPPKEMAHIRDEINRLAGSQRMLAHGLVTPQLGSADQEFMAMQAEMLHVDAWKCYTGSCPKGFDRGWRMDDEQIAYPMLEQAQKLGVKRVCVHKGLPLGPVPDYNHPRDLIKAAKDFPHLNFLVYHSGLRGVASIDQIFAKTGEVPWTTEFCRMKEKEPGISNIYMELGSTFAQLVTTYPLICAHLLGQLIRSFGADHVLWGTDSIWYGTPQWQIEAFRRFQIPDQVLEKHQYQPLTRQTKEQIFGLNAAKIFKIDVETKRKALPGDALGRLRMSYLEEGPEPSQRVYGWVMG; this is encoded by the coding sequence ATGAAAAAGGGCAAGAGATTTCCCACACCTATTCCGACACAGATCGTCTCGAACGAGGAGTTTCAGCCTATTGGCCAGACGGCTCGGCAAAGAGCGGTCGAGCAGCTCGCCATCACGATGGTAGAAGACGCAGCAGGGCGGCGAGGGATCTCTCGTCGGGAATTTTTAGAGACGACGGGCACGATGGCGGCCGGGTTCTTGGCCATGAATGCGTTGTTCGGGCGATTCTTCAACATCGATGGAGTTGAATTATTCGAGTCAGCGGCGTTTGCCGAACAACAGGGAGCGCCATATTTTATTTTTGATGTGCAGACGCATTATGTGAGCTCCGGCTATGATCCATCCAATGCCGAAGCCAGTCGCAAGGGAGCGGTGTCAAAACAGGCGCTACTATCCCTCAGAAGACATATTCGCGAGACAGGACTGAATCCAAAGTTGGCAGGAGATCAAGGCTCCATCGACGATCTCTCGTGGAAGAACTTTGTGAAGGAGGTGTTTTTCGACAGTGAAACCAGCATCGGTTTGATCAGCACGCCGCCGGGGCCCTACCCACAAGAAGCCGTGGTCCCTCCGAAGGAAATGGCGCATATACGCGATGAGATCAATCGGTTGGCTGGTTCACAGCGAATGCTGGCACATGGTCTCGTGACACCTCAACTTGGGTCAGCTGATCAGGAGTTTATGGCAATGCAGGCTGAAATGCTCCACGTGGATGCATGGAAGTGCTACACCGGATCTTGCCCGAAGGGATTCGACAGAGGCTGGCGTATGGATGATGAGCAGATCGCCTATCCTATGTTGGAACAGGCGCAAAAGCTTGGGGTGAAACGGGTCTGTGTCCACAAAGGCCTTCCTCTTGGTCCCGTGCCGGACTACAACCACCCAAGAGATCTTATCAAGGCCGCCAAAGACTTTCCTCATCTTAACTTTTTAGTCTATCACTCCGGACTCCGCGGAGTAGCCTCAATCGATCAGATATTTGCGAAGACCGGTGAAGTCCCTTGGACCACGGAATTCTGTCGGATGAAAGAGAAGGAGCCGGGGATCTCAAACATCTATATGGAGCTGGGTTCGACGTTTGCCCAGCTGGTGACCACCTATCCATTGATCTGTGCGCATTTGCTGGGCCAGCTCATTCGTTCATTCGGGGCCGATCATGTACTCTGGGGAACTGATTCCATCTGGTATGGGACGCCGCAGTGGCAGATCGAGGCGTTCCGGCGATTTCAAATTCCCGATCAGGTGCTCGAGAAGCATCAGTATCAGCCTTTGACCAGGCAGACCAAAGAACAAATTTTCGGACTGAATGCCGCCAAGATTTTTAAGATCGATGTCGAAACGAAACGGAAGGCGCTACCGGGTGACGCCCTTGGGCGACTCAGGATGAGCTACTTGGAGGAGGGGCCGGAGCCGAGTCAGCGAGTGTACGGATGGGTGATGGGGTAA
- a CDS encoding hypothetical protein (conserved protein of unknown function) has protein sequence MRWNKKPPVKSDKTQTIRSHKRGVVGYSRKTALLEEAITQMNAGKYGRSSAALKELLALDPNNMEARRLFATLHLRLGSLLPAKHAFDSLIDEAFQRQDYWLAESLLREYLTTAQRCVPFLEKLGSIYQEKGDALEAAAEYGKAIDILIEDPDPENPQRASQLYAKIRDLAPASPVAFRLASFFDAQTGELLARQPSENTESIYSPAVDATAVDSEGQAHSEPINEAMPWELPNPHDVSTLTSSSSSPSPAASTDVSGMEDLPPEEPVPPADSHPPQQTKDRISDVRDEISEEIGTPETATTSSESAITDPFDQMASGGIRSEALHPDSVGEVSVTQGETSPIVPRGDAAATQDQKCISGETRQEVRTDALGASGASVLTDLTKVLESPSDAAIRASDTAVIAPSQMEEGSSSPLTLTEPVPTELTEAQNAATSFLQLGGKESQELTVTQPSGSSELSPEDPVLNETAEPRPQSEFSWKSVFADPWKSEIQDLGNPAQPEEDSPRVEEPIVEAPTVASQESSENPFVDSRDGDQQPTHQDQSSPGHSIGPMPWDQVQESEISIHPAQVESPFEEPTDLTVDRSVDEGRFNRTSRADTTDDQAPLLDTTTSEADSFSVVRDAEAPQLPDSSIPPEDDRTAGARGEASSATPSRLTTDSQETVSFAIVKDAEALQPSDASPSLEVRHAADVGETRPSMPTQRNTTLQEADSFSIVHDSGVPHSQDMPISLEVDRTVVEMRQASSSTQGAATFLQTKQQDSLPTSSVLDEVPTSEDQATAVSESQPSEEPIADDPVTVQHEVQTESVDSILRLEDGSIPTDLQFSAKKTSIEAPWNAPQHTDEVIREAIGEISSFSYSSSSSSSSSSVSPTATVQTKQNIKETEPHIPVPSSVDMNAVASRFRKSELPEDAAVEVREPMTEPDPHQEEWQKAGESIHFVEQPQVAPLAKVGPPVSEPQEMNRPLSAAASAVEVLFESTPDLSKTGIRERVVEAPPSHRQHASILSSIRIAIAGFLHACFSTTRAIVATCVGLMVLSAISVALCIGAISLTWVIMEEPPSPAFQSLTTTPQRTLLDFKKNGYLLLLGIEATTGQDPVQAGYERNPDAVDAKAALTCFGGMGSGTTERSNASADVMRGWFRGPKPIGQLKSRQSTIKEWVHEHQLTLNRYGQWQKLPFEDWGYGQPSSPPCIAMAFAHQLHVADGFVQSPDLGVDRLETDMEAWRIVLSQARTLPMKMLALQAINDDIAVASGLLVQSDFDGTHLGRVTKLLRPLDQGELSLRWPMQSELVAASKTYEDQLKAAQAEEQAVYTTVVSNLSLPKQRRLNEYAKYYDASYKAANEGQHTSLPKWKNYIHYPVSTFMDYLTNPIENIVGLEPLPPWDLYNGLVVDTDAHLRLASLQAWLRRGPADGDLLTRIAKAGQSVYDPFTGLPMLVNMSKGVVYSVGHDGKDQDGDPALDVVVEIPIGHSTSTSTKSATKAFKAK, from the coding sequence GTGCGCTGGAATAAGAAACCCCCCGTAAAATCAGATAAAACCCAGACTATCCGTAGTCATAAGCGTGGTGTGGTTGGCTACAGCAGGAAGACTGCTCTGCTTGAAGAAGCCATCACGCAGATGAATGCGGGCAAGTATGGGCGATCTTCGGCCGCACTCAAGGAATTACTCGCGCTCGATCCCAATAACATGGAAGCACGGAGGCTTTTTGCCACATTACACCTTCGTCTTGGGAGCCTCCTTCCAGCAAAGCATGCGTTTGACTCACTCATCGACGAAGCCTTTCAGCGTCAAGATTATTGGCTTGCGGAATCCTTACTTCGTGAATACTTAACGACTGCTCAGCGGTGTGTTCCGTTCTTGGAAAAGCTCGGATCGATCTATCAGGAAAAGGGGGATGCCCTTGAGGCCGCAGCCGAATACGGCAAGGCCATCGATATCTTGATCGAGGATCCAGACCCTGAGAACCCTCAGCGTGCATCTCAGCTCTACGCGAAAATTCGAGATCTCGCTCCGGCGAGTCCTGTGGCCTTTCGGTTAGCCTCTTTCTTTGATGCGCAGACCGGCGAACTACTGGCCCGTCAACCGAGTGAAAACACAGAATCGATCTATTCGCCCGCGGTTGACGCAACGGCAGTGGATTCAGAGGGACAGGCTCACTCTGAACCGATAAATGAAGCGATGCCATGGGAGCTTCCGAATCCTCATGACGTAAGCACGTTAACTAGTTCTTCATCTTCCCCCTCTCCAGCTGCTTCCACTGATGTTTCCGGCATGGAAGACCTGCCCCCTGAAGAACCGGTACCGCCTGCGGACTCACATCCTCCACAGCAGACGAAGGACAGGATCAGTGACGTAAGGGATGAAATCTCGGAAGAGATTGGTACACCGGAAACTGCGACGACATCTTCCGAATCAGCCATAACCGATCCTTTTGACCAAATGGCCTCTGGAGGTATCCGTTCAGAAGCATTGCACCCAGATTCTGTTGGAGAGGTCTCTGTGACACAAGGAGAGACCTCTCCGATTGTGCCGCGAGGCGATGCAGCTGCAACCCAGGACCAGAAGTGTATATCCGGAGAGACTCGGCAAGAAGTTCGCACAGATGCTCTCGGCGCATCAGGGGCCTCGGTACTTACGGACTTAACGAAGGTCCTAGAATCTCCGAGTGATGCGGCAATACGTGCTTCTGATACCGCAGTCATAGCCCCCTCTCAGATGGAAGAAGGCTCTTCCTCCCCATTGACGCTAACGGAGCCGGTGCCCACCGAGCTAACGGAAGCACAAAACGCGGCGACGTCCTTTTTGCAGCTGGGCGGAAAAGAGTCTCAGGAATTGACCGTAACCCAGCCATCGGGTTCCAGCGAGTTATCACCTGAAGACCCAGTGTTGAATGAAACCGCTGAGCCTCGGCCGCAATCAGAATTCTCATGGAAGTCTGTGTTTGCTGATCCATGGAAATCTGAGATTCAGGATTTAGGGAACCCTGCTCAGCCTGAGGAAGACTCACCTCGCGTTGAGGAACCCATAGTCGAAGCACCGACAGTTGCTTCCCAGGAGTCGTCAGAAAATCCATTCGTAGACAGTCGAGATGGCGATCAGCAACCCACACACCAAGATCAATCTTCTCCCGGACATTCAATCGGGCCGATGCCATGGGATCAAGTGCAGGAGTCCGAGATCTCGATCCATCCGGCGCAAGTGGAGTCTCCTTTCGAGGAACCCACGGATTTGACGGTCGATCGATCCGTTGACGAAGGGAGGTTCAACCGGACGTCAAGAGCTGATACAACCGATGACCAAGCCCCCTTGCTCGATACCACTACCTCTGAAGCAGATTCTTTTTCGGTCGTTCGCGATGCTGAAGCGCCTCAACTGCCTGACTCGTCAATCCCGCCTGAGGACGATCGTACGGCTGGTGCGAGGGGTGAAGCCTCCAGCGCAACTCCGTCGCGGCTCACGACTGATTCTCAAGAAACGGTTTCCTTCGCGATTGTTAAAGATGCTGAAGCGCTTCAACCGTCGGACGCGTCACCATCGCTCGAAGTTAGGCATGCTGCTGATGTCGGTGAAACTCGACCCTCAATGCCGACTCAGCGCAATACAACTTTACAAGAAGCAGATTCTTTTTCGATCGTTCACGATTCTGGAGTGCCTCACTCCCAAGACATGCCAATCTCGCTCGAAGTCGATCGTACTGTTGTCGAGATGAGACAAGCGTCCTCGTCGACTCAAGGGGCGGCAACCTTCCTGCAGACAAAACAGCAAGACTCCCTTCCGACTTCTTCGGTACTGGATGAGGTACCGACATCGGAGGATCAGGCAACAGCAGTTTCGGAGTCGCAGCCTAGTGAAGAACCCATCGCCGATGATCCGGTGACGGTTCAACACGAGGTTCAGACCGAGAGCGTCGACTCTATCTTAAGATTAGAAGATGGCTCTATCCCGACGGACCTTCAATTCTCGGCGAAGAAAACTTCCATAGAAGCACCCTGGAATGCTCCTCAACATACTGATGAGGTGATCCGCGAGGCGATTGGTGAAATCTCCTCTTTTTCTTATTCCTCCTCCTCCTCCTCCTCCTCCTCCTCTGTCTCTCCTACTGCTACGGTGCAAACGAAACAAAACATCAAGGAGACAGAACCTCACATCCCTGTTCCATCATCTGTCGACATGAACGCGGTTGCGTCTCGATTCCGAAAAAGTGAATTGCCGGAAGACGCGGCTGTTGAGGTGCGAGAACCGATGACGGAGCCCGACCCTCACCAAGAGGAATGGCAGAAAGCAGGAGAATCAATTCACTTTGTCGAGCAGCCTCAAGTTGCTCCTCTGGCCAAGGTAGGGCCTCCGGTCTCCGAGCCACAAGAAATGAATCGGCCTCTGTCTGCGGCAGCCAGCGCGGTTGAAGTACTCTTTGAATCAACCCCGGATCTCAGCAAGACGGGGATAAGAGAGCGTGTGGTGGAGGCACCACCATCACACCGACAACACGCTTCTATTTTAAGCTCAATCCGCATTGCGATTGCCGGATTTCTTCATGCGTGTTTTTCTACTACCCGTGCCATTGTGGCAACCTGCGTGGGTCTGATGGTGTTATCTGCGATAAGTGTTGCATTGTGCATCGGGGCGATCAGCCTGACATGGGTCATTATGGAAGAGCCCCCTTCTCCGGCCTTTCAAAGTCTGACGACCACTCCTCAGCGAACCCTGTTGGATTTCAAGAAAAACGGATATCTGTTGTTACTCGGGATTGAAGCCACGACAGGGCAAGATCCGGTACAAGCGGGCTACGAACGGAATCCTGATGCTGTGGATGCGAAGGCGGCATTGACCTGTTTTGGGGGTATGGGATCGGGGACTACGGAACGGTCGAATGCCTCGGCCGATGTCATGCGTGGGTGGTTTCGCGGACCAAAGCCCATCGGTCAATTGAAATCTCGTCAGTCGACCATCAAAGAATGGGTGCACGAGCATCAACTCACACTGAATCGGTATGGGCAGTGGCAAAAACTGCCGTTCGAAGACTGGGGCTATGGCCAGCCTAGCAGTCCGCCCTGCATCGCAATGGCATTTGCCCACCAATTGCATGTGGCCGATGGATTTGTGCAGAGTCCGGATCTCGGAGTCGATCGACTCGAGACAGATATGGAAGCGTGGCGAATCGTGTTGAGCCAGGCCAGAACCCTTCCAATGAAAATGCTGGCCTTGCAGGCGATCAATGACGATATCGCCGTCGCCTCGGGACTCCTTGTCCAGTCTGATTTCGATGGCACACATCTTGGACGAGTGACCAAGCTTCTTCGACCGCTCGACCAAGGAGAACTTTCACTACGCTGGCCTATGCAAAGCGAGCTCGTGGCGGCGTCGAAAACGTATGAAGATCAGTTAAAGGCGGCGCAAGCGGAAGAACAGGCGGTCTATACCACGGTCGTGTCCAACCTTTCATTGCCCAAACAGCGCCGCCTCAATGAATATGCGAAATATTATGACGCCTCTTACAAGGCTGCTAATGAAGGGCAACACACTTCGCTGCCGAAGTGGAAGAACTACATCCACTATCCTGTATCCACGTTCATGGACTATCTCACCAATCCGATCGAGAACATTGTGGGGCTTGAGCCACTTCCACCTTGGGATCTTTACAATGGATTGGTCGTGGATACGGATGCCCATCTCCGGCTGGCGAGTCTACAGGCATGGCTCCGGCGTGGTCCTGCAGATGGTGATCTTCTCACCCGTATCGCGAAAGCGGGACAGAGTGTGTATGATCCATTCACGGGGCTGCCGATGTTGGTCAATATGAGCAAAGGTGTGGTTTATAGTGTTGGCCACGATGGTAAAGATCAAGATGGAGATCCGGCGCTGGATGTTGTGGTGGAGATTCCCATCGGACATTCCACGAGCACTTCAACGAAATCGGCAACGAAGGCATTCAAGGCCAAATAA
- a CDS encoding hypothetical protein (conserved protein of unknown function) — protein sequence MDPKLIQDKVLVFSQQLLTEAKGDPVQALGLLVLVLDGPEILSPDHAWRLIGEVRRILLPDLTGESPIPIQHLVGGVSWEGEQHCLRCGRILMKPLHEELFLAGYVFEIGSRLTSEQCEHYRACL from the coding sequence ATGGATCCCAAGCTCATACAAGATAAGGTTCTAGTTTTCTCTCAACAACTGCTCACTGAGGCTAAGGGAGACCCCGTGCAAGCTCTAGGATTGCTGGTCCTTGTGCTGGATGGCCCAGAGATACTCTCACCAGATCATGCCTGGCGCCTTATAGGTGAAGTGCGCCGTATCCTACTGCCCGACCTGACTGGCGAGTCTCCCATACCAATTCAGCACCTTGTCGGTGGTGTCTCCTGGGAAGGGGAGCAACATTGTCTTCGTTGTGGAAGAATTTTGATGAAGCCGCTTCATGAGGAATTATTTCTCGCTGGGTATGTGTTTGAAATCGGTTCACGTTTGACGTCCGAGCAGTGCGAACACTACCGAGCGTGTTTGTAG
- a CDS encoding putative general secretion pathway protein D, with translation MQKPSGFRSSLITHRRLQACWVWLFILTFALSSNGFSHVSAAQPAKVALDFNEVDIPVFVRFISELTGKNFVLDETIKKQGGKISVFSPSKVSSEQAFTMFVAALEAARMAVVPKGGNLYQVVPMGDLPPERGVFVYKLKHANATDLAAVLTNLVARSQTVAQVTPGVRPPIRPLTEFEAPVQVFADKATNSIVISSTKVAWNQLRSVIHDLDIRRKQVFVEAVILEVQVDRLRQIGTDPTQVLGAGKSGFLQGIGGFNRAPEDLATVAQAISGVAAGGATGGAVTVLNTVNVRAFMNLLMNLTDTNVLSTPQVLAADNQKAKIVVGENRPFPTGQAQGITGGTLVTIERKDVGVTLELTPQVLEDDLIRLEIKQEITAIAENVAQTIGSGTASIPVGPTTTKRSMETTTVAQDKQTLVVGGLVRDNITLSERKVPLLGDIPWLGWLFKSQSRQIEKLNLLVFLTPHLVRDDADMIELNARKARDVNSLQRDNRIEEPTKLKQDVLERLEIPSTVPHSSSDETIIKP, from the coding sequence GTGCAAAAACCCTCAGGCTTCAGATCCTCATTAATAACCCATAGGCGACTCCAAGCCTGCTGGGTTTGGCTATTCATACTCACGTTCGCCTTGTCTTCTAACGGTTTTTCACACGTCTCGGCAGCCCAACCAGCCAAAGTGGCACTCGATTTCAACGAGGTCGATATCCCCGTCTTTGTACGCTTTATTAGCGAGCTTACTGGGAAAAATTTCGTCCTGGATGAGACAATTAAGAAACAAGGGGGTAAGATCTCGGTCTTCTCTCCAAGCAAGGTTTCATCCGAACAGGCGTTCACCATGTTTGTGGCTGCACTAGAGGCCGCTCGGATGGCGGTGGTCCCAAAGGGAGGAAACCTTTACCAAGTTGTTCCGATGGGTGATCTTCCACCAGAGCGTGGCGTATTTGTCTACAAACTCAAACACGCCAATGCGACGGATCTGGCCGCCGTATTGACCAATCTGGTGGCGCGTTCACAAACCGTGGCTCAAGTAACTCCTGGGGTTCGACCTCCGATCAGACCGCTGACCGAATTTGAAGCGCCCGTCCAGGTATTTGCCGATAAGGCAACCAACTCCATCGTCATCAGTTCGACCAAAGTTGCCTGGAACCAGCTGCGGTCAGTAATTCATGATCTAGACATCCGGCGTAAGCAGGTGTTTGTGGAAGCCGTCATCCTGGAGGTTCAAGTCGACCGGCTGCGCCAAATCGGCACCGATCCAACTCAGGTTCTTGGTGCAGGTAAATCTGGATTTTTGCAGGGGATCGGCGGATTCAATAGAGCGCCGGAAGATCTCGCCACTGTAGCGCAGGCGATCAGTGGCGTCGCTGCGGGCGGAGCAACAGGTGGGGCCGTCACGGTCTTGAACACAGTGAATGTCCGTGCCTTTATGAACTTGCTAATGAACCTCACCGATACGAACGTCCTTTCTACGCCTCAGGTCCTCGCTGCAGACAATCAAAAGGCCAAGATCGTCGTGGGTGAAAATCGACCGTTCCCCACCGGACAAGCCCAAGGGATCACTGGTGGAACGCTGGTCACGATCGAACGGAAAGACGTTGGAGTCACATTAGAGTTGACTCCCCAGGTCCTAGAAGATGACTTGATTCGCCTCGAGATCAAGCAAGAGATTACAGCCATTGCAGAAAATGTCGCTCAAACTATTGGATCCGGAACTGCAAGCATCCCGGTCGGCCCCACGACCACCAAGCGATCGATGGAAACAACCACAGTTGCTCAAGATAAACAGACCCTCGTGGTCGGTGGCTTAGTTCGCGACAATATCACCCTCAGCGAGAGAAAGGTTCCTCTTTTAGGAGACATTCCGTGGCTTGGATGGCTATTCAAGTCTCAGTCACGACAAATAGAGAAGCTGAATCTTCTTGTGTTTCTCACTCCGCATCTCGTTCGCGACGATGCGGACATGATCGAGTTGAACGCGAGAAAAGCAAGAGATGTCAATTCCCTACAGCGCGACAATCGCATCGAGGAACCTACAAAACTCAAACAGGATGTGCTAGAGCGACTAGAAATCCCCTCGACCGTTCCTCATTCTTCATCTGACGAAACCATCATTAAGCCGTAA
- a CDS encoding hypothetical protein (conserved protein of unknown function): protein MADTTVNWRIHPRLPVAYPVIFGGAPFVGEGVVSNLSLSGCSVTCERTVLTGSYVKLSVLLPDPTSSLFIELAKIRWVQKNTFGVEFIRLPTITRCRLDRVVSQRLIPEFELTPA, encoded by the coding sequence ATGGCAGACACAACAGTGAACTGGCGGATCCATCCTCGGCTTCCGGTTGCCTATCCGGTAATATTTGGAGGTGCCCCGTTTGTAGGTGAAGGGGTGGTCTCTAATCTTTCTCTTTCCGGCTGCTCCGTCACCTGTGAGCGGACAGTCCTCACAGGAAGTTATGTTAAGCTGAGTGTCCTCCTGCCTGATCCGACGTCTTCTCTGTTCATCGAGTTGGCGAAAATCCGTTGGGTTCAAAAAAACACGTTCGGTGTTGAGTTCATTCGCCTACCGACGATTACCCGTTGCCGACTGGATCGAGTAGTCTCACAGCGACTGATTCCCGAGTTCGAGCTCACTCCAGCATAG
- a CDS encoding putative GTP-binding protein codes for MGLCCGMIGLPNVGKTTVFNALTGSGALAANYPFATVDPNTGIAMVPDPRLVKLTEIFTSKKTTYSTLEVRDIAGLVEGASKGEGLGNQFLGHIREVDALLHVVRCFQGTDVVHVSGEIDPLHDIEVIETELMLSDLETLDRRKQKTEKKVRAGDKKAAFEVEFVGKLIGMLDKGEWLGNRDYSPEERVILNECQLLSAKPVLFVGNVSEGANADEAMVQTVREFAAKRGARVVTICGQFEAELSSLPESERADFLKEVGLTESGLVRLTREAYTLLDLITFFTAGDIESRAWPIPKGMKAPQAAGKIHSDMERGFIRAEVYHYNDLLACGSEAKVKEKGLFRLEGKDYVIKEADIVYFRFNV; via the coding sequence ATGGGCCTTTGTTGCGGCATGATTGGTCTCCCGAACGTCGGTAAGACGACAGTCTTCAATGCGTTGACAGGCAGCGGCGCCTTGGCGGCCAACTATCCATTCGCCACAGTGGACCCAAACACCGGTATCGCCATGGTGCCGGACCCTCGTCTGGTCAAACTGACTGAAATCTTCACCTCGAAGAAAACCACCTACAGCACCTTGGAAGTGCGAGATATCGCCGGGCTTGTCGAAGGAGCCAGCAAAGGGGAAGGACTCGGCAATCAATTTCTCGGCCACATCCGAGAGGTAGACGCGTTGTTGCATGTGGTGCGTTGTTTTCAGGGAACGGATGTTGTGCATGTCAGCGGTGAGATCGACCCGCTCCATGACATTGAGGTCATTGAAACCGAGCTCATGTTATCCGATCTGGAGACGCTCGATCGGCGGAAGCAAAAAACTGAGAAGAAGGTTCGGGCCGGCGACAAGAAAGCCGCATTCGAAGTCGAGTTTGTTGGCAAGCTCATTGGAATGCTCGACAAGGGCGAGTGGCTGGGCAATCGAGATTACTCGCCGGAAGAAAGGGTGATTCTCAATGAATGTCAGTTGCTTTCCGCCAAGCCGGTACTCTTTGTCGGGAATGTGTCTGAGGGAGCCAATGCCGATGAAGCCATGGTTCAGACCGTACGCGAGTTCGCTGCGAAGCGCGGTGCCCGAGTTGTCACGATCTGTGGCCAGTTCGAAGCAGAGCTGTCGTCGTTGCCGGAGAGCGAGCGAGCGGATTTTCTGAAGGAGGTGGGGCTGACTGAATCGGGGCTGGTCAGACTGACACGCGAAGCCTATACCCTGCTGGACCTGATCACCTTCTTTACAGCTGGTGACATTGAATCCAGAGCCTGGCCGATTCCCAAAGGTATGAAGGCGCCTCAAGCAGCGGGTAAGATTCACTCCGATATGGAACGAGGCTTCATCCGCGCCGAGGTCTATCACTACAATGACCTGCTGGCTTGTGGATCAGAGGCCAAGGTGAAAGAGAAAGGGCTATTCCGGCTGGAAGGTAAGGATTACGTCATCAAAGAAGCGGATATCGTGTATTTTAGGTTTAACGTCTAG
- a CDS encoding Peptidyl-tRNA hydrolase, translating to MHLLVGLGNPGKLYAQTRHNIGMWAIERAAARWSIRLSPCGKALRGSGRLGRELVELAGLLDWMNVTGPPLKGLLREFSLAASELIVIHDDLDMEPGRLRIKLAGGDGGHNGIKSIIEALRTPQFVRLKIGVGRPMPGQDSADYVLERVTKDEMTVFDPCLERAVDALECLIHRGPEAAMNQFNVREKAVGEGEDTK from the coding sequence TTGCATCTTCTTGTTGGACTGGGCAATCCAGGAAAACTCTACGCCCAGACCCGCCACAATATCGGTATGTGGGCCATCGAGCGGGCCGCCGCTCGATGGTCGATCCGACTCTCACCGTGTGGGAAGGCTCTACGAGGGTCCGGGCGATTAGGAAGAGAATTGGTTGAGCTGGCTGGTCTGCTCGATTGGATGAATGTCACCGGCCCTCCACTGAAAGGCCTCCTGCGTGAATTCTCGCTTGCTGCAAGCGAACTTATTGTAATACATGATGATTTGGACATGGAGCCTGGACGACTGCGGATCAAGTTGGCCGGAGGCGACGGGGGACATAACGGAATCAAATCGATCATCGAGGCACTTCGGACTCCGCAATTTGTAAGGCTGAAGATTGGGGTCGGCCGGCCCATGCCGGGCCAGGATTCGGCTGACTATGTCCTCGAGAGGGTTACGAAGGACGAGATGACCGTCTTTGATCCTTGTCTGGAACGGGCCGTCGATGCACTGGAATGTCTGATTCATCGAGGACCGGAAGCGGCCATGAATCAGTTTAATGTTAGAGAAAAGGCGGTTGGAGAAGGTGAGGATACAAAGTAA
- a CDS encoding 50S ribosomal protein L25 encodes MKFDLTVAVREQAGKGAARSMRRAGKIPSVLYGQGECLLLTLNPDHLVKILKSHAGSTALISLTIEGGKSKTNRTALLRDYQVDPVTGALLHADLFEISMTKPIRVKVPIKVVGSIPAGVKEGGVLHHNMRDVHVECLPAVLPDQIEVDASSLTIGSGIHVKEIGSREGVRFLDEPDQMIVSVAAPMSDAKLESLLTSGAGAAGEPEVVAKGKEVGVEGAEAAKAGTAPAGEAKGGEKKEAAAAPKAEKKEAEKKK; translated from the coding sequence ATGAAATTCGATTTGACAGTGGCAGTGAGAGAACAAGCAGGGAAAGGGGCAGCACGGTCTATGCGACGAGCGGGGAAAATCCCGTCGGTGCTTTATGGACAGGGAGAATGTCTCTTGCTGACCCTCAATCCCGACCATTTAGTCAAGATCCTCAAGTCGCACGCGGGTAGTACCGCACTGATTTCCCTGACCATCGAAGGGGGGAAATCTAAGACGAATCGTACGGCTCTCTTGCGTGACTATCAAGTAGACCCGGTGACCGGGGCTTTGCTGCACGCGGATCTCTTTGAGATTTCCATGACGAAGCCAATTCGGGTGAAAGTGCCGATCAAAGTCGTCGGCAGCATTCCTGCCGGCGTCAAGGAAGGTGGTGTTCTGCACCATAACATGCGCGATGTGCATGTTGAATGTCTTCCCGCCGTCTTGCCTGATCAGATCGAGGTGGACGCCTCGTCTTTGACCATCGGTAGTGGCATCCACGTAAAGGAAATTGGTTCGCGCGAAGGAGTCCGTTTCTTGGACGAGCCTGACCAAATGATCGTGAGCGTGGCCGCGCCGATGTCGGATGCCAAGCTTGAATCCTTGCTCACCAGCGGTGCGGGGGCGGCAGGCGAGCCTGAAGTTGTAGCCAAGGGCAAGGAAGTCGGGGTTGAGGGTGCCGAAGCAGCCAAAGCCGGTACGGCACCGGCCGGTGAGGCGAAGGGCGGCGAGAAGAAGGAAGCTGCAGCTGCTCCCAAGGCCGAGAAGAAAGAAGCCGAAAAGAAGAAGTAA